The proteins below are encoded in one region of Planctopirus limnophila DSM 3776:
- a CDS encoding class II fumarate hydratase, translating to MTETRIETDSMGEVHVPAKAYYSAQTQRAIENFPVSGWTLHPELIRAMGWVKYACGVANRDLGKLTHSGKNKLTDQQVQFMLDAALEVAHGKWDGEFPIDVFQTGSGTSSNMNVNEVISNRAIELAGGDRFEAKKPIHPNDHVNMGQSTNCTFPTAIHVAVAHSIKTQLIPALKNLANTLAEKAKAWDKVLKIGRTHLADATPIRLGQEFSGFARQLELSVQRAQQAMAAVMELPVGGTAVGTGINTHPEFSSRVCAVLAKELGIPFIEAVNHFEANAQRDGLVECHGHLRAIAVTLFNVANNIRWLGSGPRCGFYEVILADLQPGSSIMPGKVNPVMCESLMQVAALVMGNDQTVAISGATGGNFQLNIMMPVMGQTTVGSVVVMAGGVKAFDDLCAKLMEANPEACEASIEKSLAMVTSLNPYIGYEKAAQLAKEAFKTGKTIRQLCLEQKILSEEQLTEALDPYSMTEPHA from the coding sequence ATGACGGAAACTCGCATCGAAACAGATTCCATGGGTGAAGTTCATGTCCCTGCCAAAGCCTACTACAGTGCTCAGACTCAGCGGGCGATTGAGAACTTCCCTGTTTCTGGCTGGACGTTGCACCCGGAACTGATTCGAGCCATGGGCTGGGTCAAGTATGCCTGTGGCGTGGCCAATCGAGATCTTGGCAAGCTCACTCACTCGGGAAAGAACAAGCTGACCGACCAGCAAGTGCAGTTCATGCTCGATGCGGCACTGGAAGTGGCCCATGGGAAATGGGATGGCGAGTTCCCGATTGATGTCTTCCAGACAGGTTCTGGAACTTCGAGTAATATGAACGTCAATGAGGTCATTTCCAACCGCGCCATTGAGCTGGCTGGTGGCGATCGATTTGAGGCGAAAAAGCCAATTCACCCCAATGATCACGTCAATATGGGGCAGTCGACGAATTGCACCTTCCCGACGGCCATCCATGTGGCTGTGGCTCATTCGATCAAAACTCAACTGATTCCTGCGCTGAAGAATCTGGCGAATACGCTCGCTGAGAAGGCCAAGGCCTGGGATAAAGTTCTGAAAATTGGCCGCACACATCTGGCGGATGCGACACCGATTCGGCTGGGTCAGGAATTCAGTGGTTTTGCCCGCCAGCTTGAGCTTTCCGTTCAGAGGGCTCAGCAGGCTATGGCAGCCGTGATGGAACTTCCGGTGGGTGGTACTGCTGTCGGAACGGGAATCAACACACACCCTGAGTTCAGCAGTCGAGTCTGTGCCGTTTTGGCCAAAGAGCTGGGTATTCCCTTTATCGAAGCTGTGAACCATTTTGAGGCCAATGCCCAGCGCGATGGTTTGGTTGAGTGTCATGGCCATTTGCGGGCGATTGCCGTCACGCTCTTCAATGTCGCCAACAATATTCGCTGGCTCGGTTCGGGCCCACGGTGCGGTTTTTATGAAGTGATCCTGGCTGATCTTCAGCCGGGAAGCTCGATCATGCCCGGGAAGGTGAACCCGGTCATGTGTGAGAGCCTGATGCAGGTGGCGGCCCTGGTGATGGGAAATGACCAGACGGTGGCAATCAGTGGTGCCACAGGTGGAAACTTCCAATTGAATATTATGATGCCGGTGATGGGGCAGACGACGGTCGGGAGTGTGGTGGTGATGGCTGGCGGTGTCAAAGCCTTTGATGATCTCTGCGCCAAACTGATGGAGGCCAATCCTGAAGCTTGCGAAGCCTCCATCGAAAAAAGTCTCGCCATGGTCACCAGCCTTAATCCATACATTGGCTACGAGAAGGCGGCACAACTGGCGAAAGAAGCCTTTAAAACCGGAAAAACCATTCGGCAATTGTGCCTCGAACAGAAGATTCTTTCCGAGGAACAACTCACTGAGGCTCTCGACCCTTACAGCATGACTGAGCCTCATGCCTGA